From the Paraflavitalea soli genome, the window TTCACCGGCGCCTCCCTGGCCACCTCTGCTGTAGCACTTGGTATGTCGGATGAAAAGGGAGATACCCTAACGAATGCTGAAAAAACATTTAACCTTGATTATGCCTTTCATGATGGCATGTTTAAGAACAGCGGGGGTGCTGACTTTATTGATCAGATAAAATTTGCCCATAGCATGGGCTTCCGGTCTATCGAAGACAATGGCATGATGGGCCGGCCTGTAGAGATGCAAAAGAAGATCGGCGATACCCTGGCATCACTCGGCATGCGCATGGGTGTTTTTGTTATTACCTCCGATAACTGGCATTGGAAAACCTCACTCGCTTCGGGCAAGCAGGAATGGATCGATAGAATGATCAAAGATTGTAAGGAAGCCGTGGAAGTAGCCAAACGCTGTGGCGCCAAATGGATGACGGTAGTACCGGGCAATTATGAAAGAAGCCTTTCCTTCGAATACCAGACTGCCAATGTGATCAGCGCCTTGCGCAAGGCCAGCGCCATCCTCGAGCCCCATGGCCTGGTAATGGTACTGGAAGCCCTGAGCGATAACCCCGACCTGTTCCTGCGCCATTCCGATCAAACCTATATGATCTGTCAGGCCGTGGGCAGCCCCAGTTGTAAGTTCCTCTTCGATATGTACCATATGCAGCGCAATGAAGGGGATATTATTAACAACCTCAACAGGTCCTGGGATGAGATCGGGTATATACAGATCGGTGACAACCCCGGCCGTAAAGAGCCTACTACGGGAGAAATGAACTACAAGAACATCTTCAAGCATATTCATGGCAAGGGCTACAAAGGCATCCTGGGCATGGAGCACGGCAATTCGAAGCCGGGCAAAGAGGGAGAAGTGGCCCTGATCAAGGCGTACCGGGATTCTGATAGTTTCCTGTAGAGGGTTGACAGTTTGATTGGTTAACAGGTTGATAAGGGGGATGATCCGCCTTTATCAACCTGTTGTCTTTTTACCTTCACCAGTTTTCAATCCTTATTAACTTTTCAACCTGTCAACTTATCAACCTATCCTTAACTTTGCAGTCTATGCACACTTTTATTAAAGCATTGTCCATCCTCAGTATTTGCCTCCTTTCCGCACTGTATTGTACAAGCCAGGAAGCGGATGCACTGATCAAAAAAGTAAAAGACAAACTGGCCACGGTGAAAGATTACCAGGCCGACGGGATCATGAAAACCGATGTGTCTTTTATGAAGATCCCGGAATCCAAAGTGGTGATCTATTACAAGAACCCCGATAAATTCAAGATCAAAAAGCAGGATGGCATTGCCATTGTACCCAAGGGGGGCGCCAATGTAAACCTGGGTGGTCTATTTGCCAACGATAATTATACTGCTGTGCCGGCCGGCAATGGCAAAGTAGCAGGTACCGATACACGTATTGTAAAACTATTGCCGCTCGATGAAAAGAGTGATATCGTAGTGGCCACGCTGTACATCGATGAGAAGCAATCACTGGTGCGCAAAGCCATTATGACCACCAGGAGCAATGGCACCTATGAAATGGAAATGAGTTATGGGCAGTTTGCCAACTGGGGATTGCCCGACAAAGTAGTATTCAGCTTCAATACCAAAGATTATAAACTACCCAAAGGACTGGCATTCGATTATGATACCGGCGAAAAACCAGCAGCAGCTGCTGCCCCCGGGAAAGACCAGAAGGGGAAATTAGAAATTACCTACACCAACTATACGGTTAATAAAGGCATTGCGGATAGCTTCTTTAAGTAGGAATGCTATTCGTCTGTTTCCGGTATCTCTAAGGCTTCGTCTACGACATTGGCCAGAATCACGGAAGTCATTTTCTTCAAGGGGTTTCTGCGGTTTTCAGCATAGCCACTCCGTTGATTGATAATGTCAATGCATTCGTAGATAGCCGTGAGGAAAGAGGAATGATCGGCTTTATTTTTACCGGCAATATCAAAAGCAGTACCGTGGTCGGGAGACGTGCGGACACCCGGCAGGCCGGCGGTATAATTCACGCCTTCGCCCAGGGCCAGCGATTTGAAGGGGATCAGGCCCTGATCGTGGTACATAGCCAGCACCGCATCAAACCTGGTATAATGGTGACGGGCAAAGAAAGCATCAGCGCTATAAGGTCCCATCACCAGCATGGAACGCTTGGCATCTTTAATGGCCGGCTTAATGATCTCATCTTCTTCCTTGCCTATCAATCCTTCGTCGCCGGCATGGGGATTCAATCCCAGTACTGCGATCTTAGGCTTATCGATGCCAAAATCTTTGATGAGTGACTGGTTGAGGATATTGAGCTTGGACACAATACGCTCACGGGTGATGTGCTGGGCGGCTTCCCTCAACGGTACATGTTCAGTAACCAGGGCAACCTTGAGGTTGCTGGCTACCATCAACATCACTACATCCTGTACACCATATACATGCTTGAGGTAAGGAGTATGGCCGGTGAAATTGAATTCAGCCGACTGGGTATTCTTCTTATGGATGGGGGCTGTTACCAGGCCCTGTATCTTATTTTCTTTCAGTGCCTGCACGGCCATGGCCAGCGATTTTACGGCATATTTACCGGCCATATCGGTGAGTACACCGGGGGTGATGCCCACTTCTTCTTCCCAGCAGTTGAAGATATTC encodes:
- a CDS encoding hydroxypyruvate isomerase family protein; translated protein: MKRRQFMRNSLFTGASLATSAVALGMSDEKGDTLTNAEKTFNLDYAFHDGMFKNSGGADFIDQIKFAHSMGFRSIEDNGMMGRPVEMQKKIGDTLASLGMRMGVFVITSDNWHWKTSLASGKQEWIDRMIKDCKEAVEVAKRCGAKWMTVVPGNYERSLSFEYQTANVISALRKASAILEPHGLVMVLEALSDNPDLFLRHSDQTYMICQAVGSPSCKFLFDMYHMQRNEGDIINNLNRSWDEIGYIQIGDNPGRKEPTTGEMNYKNIFKHIHGKGYKGILGMEHGNSKPGKEGEVALIKAYRDSDSFL
- a CDS encoding LolA family protein; amino-acid sequence: MHTFIKALSILSICLLSALYCTSQEADALIKKVKDKLATVKDYQADGIMKTDVSFMKIPESKVVIYYKNPDKFKIKKQDGIAIVPKGGANVNLGGLFANDNYTAVPAGNGKVAGTDTRIVKLLPLDEKSDIVVATLYIDEKQSLVRKAIMTTRSNGTYEMEMSYGQFANWGLPDKVVFSFNTKDYKLPKGLAFDYDTGEKPAAAAAPGKDQKGKLEITYTNYTVNKGIADSFFK
- the pdxA gene encoding 4-hydroxythreonine-4-phosphate dehydrogenase PdxA, translated to MSAPQQKPVIGITIGDLNGIGTELIIKTFSDHRILELCTPVIFASNKVINFYRKGSPDLNFNYQSIKELNRITPKQVNIFNCWEEEVGITPGVLTDMAGKYAVKSLAMAVQALKENKIQGLVTAPIHKKNTQSAEFNFTGHTPYLKHVYGVQDVVMLMVASNLKVALVTEHVPLREAAQHITRERIVSKLNILNQSLIKDFGIDKPKIAVLGLNPHAGDEGLIGKEEDEIIKPAIKDAKRSMLVMGPYSADAFFARHHYTRFDAVLAMYHDQGLIPFKSLALGEGVNYTAGLPGVRTSPDHGTAFDIAGKNKADHSSFLTAIYECIDIINQRSGYAENRRNPLKKMTSVILANVVDEALEIPETDE